The Lacipirellula parvula genome window below encodes:
- the epmB gene encoding EF-P beta-lysylation protein EpmB, translating into MSILTSPESAVRARSTATSAPWQRELRDSIRDPRRLFEALGLPAELAAEAAAAGADFPLFVPPSYLRRIERGNLADPLFRQVWPAAAETESVVGFTDDPVEDAAFALRPGLLQKYAGRALMVVTGACAIHCRYCFRRHFPYDESPPNERVWAGAVETLRNDPTIEEIILSGGDPLTVVDSRLARLAEQFAAIPHLRRLRIHTRLPVMIPSRVNDELLAWLTGTRLTPVMVIHSNHAQELDAEVAAALRRLREAGVLLLNQAVLLRGVNDTVDAQADLNLRLIDLGVTPYYLNQLDRVRGSAHFEVSVERGREIMKELRRRLPGYAVPRYVQDQPGAAHKVALA; encoded by the coding sequence TTGAGCATTCTAACCTCTCCAGAATCGGCTGTCCGCGCCCGTTCTACGGCCACCTCGGCCCCGTGGCAGCGGGAGCTGCGCGACTCGATTCGAGACCCCCGGCGGTTGTTCGAGGCCCTCGGTTTGCCGGCGGAATTGGCGGCTGAAGCGGCTGCCGCAGGGGCTGATTTCCCGCTGTTCGTGCCCCCCAGCTACCTCCGCCGGATCGAACGGGGGAACCTGGCCGACCCGCTGTTCCGCCAAGTTTGGCCCGCCGCGGCCGAGACCGAGTCAGTGGTCGGGTTCACCGACGACCCGGTCGAGGACGCCGCATTCGCCCTTCGCCCGGGGCTACTGCAGAAGTACGCCGGCCGGGCCCTGATGGTGGTGACCGGCGCCTGTGCGATCCATTGCCGCTACTGCTTCCGCCGCCATTTTCCGTATGACGAGTCGCCCCCCAACGAACGGGTGTGGGCAGGGGCGGTCGAGACGCTCCGCAACGATCCGACGATCGAGGAGATCATTCTCAGCGGCGGCGACCCGCTCACGGTGGTCGATTCTCGGTTGGCGCGGCTTGCGGAGCAGTTCGCTGCGATCCCGCACCTCCGCCGGCTGCGGATCCACACCCGCCTGCCGGTGATGATCCCCTCGCGGGTAAACGACGAGCTGCTCGCTTGGCTCACCGGCACTAGGCTGACGCCGGTGATGGTGATTCACTCGAACCACGCCCAGGAGCTCGACGCCGAGGTGGCCGCCGCGCTCCGCCGCCTCCGCGAGGCGGGCGTGCTACTGCTCAACCAGGCGGTGCTGCTCCGCGGCGTGAACGACACGGTCGACGCCCAAGCCGACCTCAACCTGCGGCTGATCGACCTCGGCGTGACGCCGTACTATTTGAACCAACTCGACCGCGTCCGCGGATCAGCCCACTTTGAAGTGAGCGTGGAACGGGGCCGCGAGATCATGAAAGAACTCCGCCGCCGTCTGCCAGGCTATGCGGTGCCGCGGTACGTGCAGGACCAACCGGGGGCTGCTCACAAGGTAGCTCTCGCTTAG